The following nucleotide sequence is from Flavimarina sp. Hel_I_48.
TACCGCACTTCCCCAGGTAAATCCACTTCCAAAAGCCGCCAGGATTAAATTATCACCTTCTTTAATCTTCCCTTTTTCCCAGGCTTCGGTGAGCGCGATGGGAATTGACGCAGCAGTGGTATTTCCATAGCGCTCAATGTTATTGTAGATCTGATCATCGCTCAACTTAAACTGCTTCTGTACAAACTGGGAAATACGCAGGTTCGCCTGGTGCGGGATCAACATATCGATATCTTTTGCGGTGAGTCCGTTTTTCTCAAGTCCTTCATTTACTACTTCCGCAAAGCGCTGTACCGCATTTTTAAAGACAAATTGCCCATTCATGTAGGGATAATAGGGAATATCTTCCTGTGGATCTTTTTCCATGATCTCTGGCACCCATTCCATTGTACTTGGACCCCGCAATGCGAGTTCTAATGCATGCTTGCCCTCACTGTGCAAATGGGTGGACAATATGCCTTTAGAATTATCTTCTTCACGTGTAAGCACTGCTGCACCCGCACCATCTCCAAAAATGACCGATACATTACGGCCACGGGTCGTAAAATCAAGACCGCCGCTATGGTTTTCAGAACCTATGACCAGTACGTTTTTGTACATACCGGTTTTTATAAATTGATCTGCAGTAGAAAGCGCATAGATAAAGCCCGTACACTGATTGCGTACATCAAGCGCGGGCACTGTGGGCATATCAAGCAATTCCTGCACTTGAACCCCACAACCAGGAAAGTAATAATCTGGACTTAATGTGGCAAAAACGATCAAATCAATGTCCGCAGCATCAATTTTTGCCCTTTCCAAAGCAATTTTTGCGGCTTTTGCACCCATTGTTGCCGTACTGTTGCCGTCACCCTTCTCAATATGTCGACGTTCTTTGATACCTGTACGCTCCTGAATCCACGCATCATTGGTATCCATTCGTTTCGCAAGATCATCGTTAGTCACTATATTTTCTGGTACGTAAGCACCCAGGCCGGCAATTTTTGAATTGTACATAAAAGCAATTAAATTTAAATATGGACTGGGCATGTGCCCAATCAAAGGTATATACTATTTTTTCTTATGCGCACAGAACAATAAAGCCTGGAGCTTTATGTTTCCCTATAAGGTTGAAAATAATGTGAAAGATATGCTTTATTCAATTTCCAGACTTCTTCAAAAGCATTGTTTAGTATGCGTGCATAGTATTTGAAAAATTTATTGGTGAATTTTGGTTAAATTCACCTAAAATCGGTGTTTATTGACAAAAAATGATCGATTTTAGGTTCAAAACAGGAATTTATTAAAACTATTATGCACATTATATGGGAATAAGGTTGATCGTTAAAGAAAGACTTAAAGAACCGCTATAAAAGACCCATTAAAATGAAAAATTAACTGCATAAAAATATCAAATTATAAGATTTGACTTGTTTTCAATTTAAAGTAGCATCTTGATATATTTATGCATTTATAAAAATGTACCAATCCATTTTAAAGATTATTTTTTCCTAAACATTTTGTTTAATAGAAAAATGTTCTTATTATGCTGCATTTATTGATTATTTTTACATAATTACCATCTGAAAATGTTACTATGAAACTATCAAATATAAGAATTGAGGTTATGCAGACGCTCGAGAAGTCTATGGACGAGCTTTTGACAAAATACCTCAAGCCTATTGAAGAAAACTGGCAGCCGTCAGACTTACTTCCTGACTCCACAGATCCTAATTTTATGGAAGAAGTGAAGGAAATACAGGAACTTGCAAGGGAAATGGACTATGATCTTTTTACTGTTCTTGTGGGTGATACTATTACCGAAGAAGCGCTTCCTACTTATGAATCCTGGCTTATGAGCGTACAGGGTATTGATCAGGAACAGGCCAATGGCTGGTCAAAATGGATACGCGGTTGGACTGCAGAAGAAAACCGTCATGGTGACCTGCTTAATCGCTATTTATACCTATCCGGTCGCGTTAACATGCGTCAAATGGAAGTGAGCACACAATTTCTTATCAGTGATGGTTTTGATATAGGTACAGGCTACGATCCTTACAAAAACTTTGTTTATACCAGCTTCCAGGAGTTGGCCACAAATGTTTCCCACCGCAGGGTAGGAACCTATTCCAGAAAAGCAGGGAATAAGAAACTTGCTAAAATATGTAATACGATTGCAGGAGACGAAGCCAGGCACGCAACAGCCTATATGGAGTTTGTTCGCCGTATTTTTGAAATTGACCCCAGTGAGATGATGCTTGCTTTTGAAGATATGATGCGCAAGAAAATTGTCATGCCGGCAATGTTCCTTAGGGAATCTGGTCAAAGTATAGGTGGCCTGTGGGAAGATTTCTCTGATGCTGCACAGCGCACCATGGTTTACACCACGCATGATTATATCAATATCCTTAAATCACTTATTGATGACTGGAATATCGATAAATTTAGGGATTTAAACGATTCCGCGGAAAATGCACGGGACTATTTAATGGCATTGCCCCAACGTCTAGAGCGCATCTCCCAACGTATTTCTGTACCGGAGCGCGATCATAATTTCAAATGGCTTAATAGCTAGTATAAAAATTAGTGATTTATATAAATGGTCTGGTTCATTAGTGAACCAGACCATTTTTTTGATACCCATACCAAGAATAGAGCATGTCCTAACTTTAGGCTATCTTTGCAGCTTATTCAATATTATGACAT
It contains:
- a CDS encoding 3-oxoacyl-ACP synthase III family protein, coding for MYNSKIAGLGAYVPENIVTNDDLAKRMDTNDAWIQERTGIKERRHIEKGDGNSTATMGAKAAKIALERAKIDAADIDLIVFATLSPDYYFPGCGVQVQELLDMPTVPALDVRNQCTGFIYALSTADQFIKTGMYKNVLVIGSENHSGGLDFTTRGRNVSVIFGDGAGAAVLTREEDNSKGILSTHLHSEGKHALELALRGPSTMEWVPEIMEKDPQEDIPYYPYMNGQFVFKNAVQRFAEVVNEGLEKNGLTAKDIDMLIPHQANLRISQFVQKQFKLSDDQIYNNIERYGNTTAASIPIALTEAWEKGKIKEGDNLILAAFGSGFTWGSAVIKW
- a CDS encoding acyl-ACP desaturase, whose product is MKLSNIRIEVMQTLEKSMDELLTKYLKPIEENWQPSDLLPDSTDPNFMEEVKEIQELAREMDYDLFTVLVGDTITEEALPTYESWLMSVQGIDQEQANGWSKWIRGWTAEENRHGDLLNRYLYLSGRVNMRQMEVSTQFLISDGFDIGTGYDPYKNFVYTSFQELATNVSHRRVGTYSRKAGNKKLAKICNTIAGDEARHATAYMEFVRRIFEIDPSEMMLAFEDMMRKKIVMPAMFLRESGQSIGGLWEDFSDAAQRTMVYTTHDYINILKSLIDDWNIDKFRDLNDSAENARDYLMALPQRLERISQRISVPERDHNFKWLNS